CTTTATAAATATAACATGGATATTTTTTAGAGCAAAAGATTTTGAGAGTGCAATGAAAGTATTAAGTAGTATGTTTAGTTTGAATAATATAGTATTACCAGAGAAATATTTTAAATTCTTAAGTCAATATAATGAGATATATTTTAGATTTGGAGAAGTATATGATAATATATTAGGGAAAAGTAATACAACAGTGTTTATCATTGTTGGGTTTATTATTGTTCTTGCTTTTAAAAATAGTATGGAATTTAGGACAATTTTTTTAAAAAAACCCTATTTATATACAATAGTTTTAGTTTTAGTAACATTTTACACAATATCAAATATGTCAAAATATACTGAATTCTTATATTTCAATTTTTAGGTTATTTCTATGGGTAAATTCAGAAAAATATTTTATATATGGATTTTTTTAGCTTTAGTTGTCATTTCTTTTCATCCAATAATTTATTATTTATATGTAGGGAAAGTTTTTCCAAAAGATTCTACTATTGTTGGAGATTTAGCAAGAATGACTTATTCTGTAGATCTTCTTACTGATAGAAAAACTGAGAATAATTTACATAATAAACATATTCAATTTTATGAATACAAAGGAGAGAGAGTAGATTTTCTAACTATTGGAGATTCCTTTTCAGCAGGAGCTGCTGGAGGATTAAATCCATATTATCAAGATTATATATCAAATATATATAATTTATCTGTTTTAGATATAAAAATGTTTAAAAATAGTAAAAATTATATAGAAACAATATATGCTTTATTAAATTCCGGAGAGTTAGAAAATATAGGAGTAAAATATATATTAATAGAATCTGTTCAAAGAAGATCCTTAGAAAGATTTGCTATTGATAACATAGATACTAATTTAAATAATATAGAAGAATTTTCAACTTTAATATCAAAAAATAAGAATCTCCTCAATCGTAAAGTAGATGAAAACTTATTAAAAACTGAGAAAGATTCTATATCTTTACAATATGTATTGAAAAATTTATTTGCCAAATCATCTGATGATGAAGTGAGTGTTATAAATAATTTGAATTTGAATGCTTTAGAGTATAATTTAACATTTAAAATTAAAGGTTATGGAAAGATGTCTTCACATGTTTATAGAGAGAAATTAAATAAAGATTTATTTTCAACCAAAATATCTGATGAATTACTTTTTTATGATGAGGATTTAAAGTATTTAAAATTAGAAACTAAAGATAATGTTGAATTGTTAAATAATAATTTTAATTTATTAGCAAATGAATTGTCAAAAAAAGGAATAAAACTGATTTTTATGCCAGCAGTTGACAAATATAATCTATATAGACCTTATATTATAAGTAATGATTATCAAGAGAGTATATTTTTTGAATATTTAGAAACTTTACCAAAAGAATATATATTTATAAATACAAAAGATATCTTATCAAAAGAGATTGAAAAAGGTGAAAAAGATATTTATTTTGTAGATGATACACATTGGAATTATAAAGCTAGTAAAACAATTATAGAAAATAATGTTTTTCAGAAAATATTTGATTAAATTTTATTTTTCAGTAAAAAAATGATAACAGAATTAAAAAGATTTAAAATTTTAGAGATTATAGAGGTCAACTTATAGCTTTAGAATGAGATCAAGAAGTCATTTTTTTTAAAGAATATGTACCATAGATAAACTTTACAAAGTTAGTAGATAAATATAATAAATCTATTTACTGTAAAAATATAATTAAATACCAGCAAATTTCATTTATGATACAAGTGTCTAAAACAGTAGAATAGATCTTGGAAATTTAATGAAGAGTTTGTTTGGGTGAGATTTTCTTATCTAATATTAACCTTATTAAATGCGAATAAATTTTAACTAAAATTTAGGTTATAATTATTTAACTAAGTAGTAAGTTAATTAAATAATTAATCTTAAATTATTTAGGTAAATCTTTTTTCCAATAAATTTTTTCTTTTATTATTTTAGCTGGACTTCCAGCTAAAATAACATTAGAAGGATAATTACCTTGTGTGATTAAAGTATTTAAAGCAATGATACTGTTTGGACCAATGCTTACACCTTTTAAAATTTTTACATTTTGACAAATCCAGACATTATTTGATATATAAATATTTTTACTATTGTTTAGTATCTTATTAGAATTATCTAAAATAGTATGCCCATCATTATTTCTAATTTCTATGTTACTAGCAAGAAGACAATTCTCCTCTATTAGTATTGAGCTATTTTCTCCTGCACAAACAATAATTGCTCCACCAATTTCACAATTATTTTTAATAATAACTTTTAAATTATTACCTATTAACATAAGATCTAAATTTCTTATAAAACAATTATGATGAATTTCTAAAATATTGTTTTCTCCATAAATACCTATTTTTGATTTCTTAATATTAGAGTTTTCAATTTTTATATAGTTATTTTTGCCTTTTATATTTATTTTGGATGATTTTAATTTACTTGTGATATTGATATTATTATTTTGTTTTACTTTAAAGTAATGTTTAATTTGAATAAAATGTGAAAAATTTAACATGATTTTTCTTTTAATATTGATAAAAAAATATTTCTTAATTCTTCAAATTGTTTTGTACTATCAAAATATTTATCAACTTTAATTTTTCCATTTTTAGATAGTTTTTCTCTAAAATCTTGATTTTCTATGATCATTTTAATTTTTTCATATAAATTATCACTATCCATACTTTTAAATAATAGCCCAGTCTTTTTATCATTTATTATTTCAAGAGGACCTCCACTATTACTTCCAAGTACACAAATGCCACATTTCATAGCTTCTATTAATACAAGTCCAAAAGTCTCTTTTTGTGTTGCTAAAACTACACAATCAGAAATTTGCATAAAATCAGTTGGATTACTTACAAAATCTGTAAAGATGTCATTTGGATAATTAGCTTTCAAATTGTCAAAATAATTTTTATCCATATAGTGACCAATAACTAATGTTTTTATATTTATATTACTCTTTCTTAATTTATCAACAGTCTCTAAAACTATATGTTGTCCTTTTGCTTCTTCTACTCTTCCTACTATACAAACCACGAATTCATTTGTGATATTTAAGGATGTTTTTAGGATTTCTTTTTCATCAGATAATAATATTTCTGGAGTTTCAGCTCCTATATAACAAGTTTGAACTTTTGGTCTGATTTCTTTTGGTATAAACTTTTCAAGTTGTTTTTTTACTAAATTTGTAACAGCAACTATCATATCAATATTTTTATATAAAAATTTATGGTAAAAATCATTTTTAAATCTTGTCATATGCATATGGCGTGTTTGAATAATTTTTGGTTTTCTTTTTGAAAATAGTTTTGCTAAGACAACAGTTAAAATATCTTTTGTCCAGTGAATATGTACTATATCAATATTTTCTTTATCTATAATCTTTGCTAATTTGAAAAAACTATATTTTGAAATTTCAAAATAATTCATTTTTTCATTATCAAAAACTTCTTTTAATTTTGATTTTTTATTTATTATAGCTTTTGTTTGAAAATATTTTGTAATATTTTTCATATATAGTTCAAGCCCACCTAAATCAGGGGATAGACAAACTTCCAAGATATTTTTCATATTTTCCCTTAAAAAATTAAGTCACTATTCTATTTTATATTTAGTTAAATATAAATTAAAAGCAAGATTTCGATAAAATCTAGTTCAGTATATAAAAAAGGTTAAAATTTGTTAAATTTCAAATTTATAATAAATGAAGAGTTCAAAAATTTCAAAGAGTTTTTATTAAATATAAAAAGTTATTTTCAAGAAAATAAAAATATTATTCATAAAGCAAGAAATGAGATAAAAGTAATAAACTATCAAAATATTGATGTTGTTGTAAAATCCTTTAAAGTTCCAAATCTTTTAAATAGAGTTGTTTATACTTTTTTTCGTGAAACAAAAGCAAAGAAGTCTTATGATTACTCTTTAAAAATAGGTGATTTTACACCAAAACCAATAGGATATATAGAGTTTTATGAAAGTTCTTTATTAAAAGATAGCTATTTTATAAGTGAAAAATTTGATTATGATTTTACTATTCGTGAGCCTCTTTTAATCAAAGATTTTCTACAAAAAGAGCAGATTTTTAAATCTTTTGCAAAATTTACTTACTCTTTACATGAAGCAGGGATTTATCATCTTGATTATAGTCCTGGAAATATTTTGATAAAAAAAGTTGAAGATGAGTTTGTATTTAAAATTGTAGATATAAATAGAATGAGATTTTTAAATTTAGATACAAATTTAAGAATGAAAAATTTTTCAAAACTTTGGGCAAAAGATGAAGATTTAGAATTTATTATAAAAGAGTATGCAAGAATCGCTCAAATAGATGAAATTCTAGTCATAGATAAAGCTATATCATATTCTCATTCATTAAAAGCTAGAAAAAATTTCAAAAAAAGATTGAAAGGGCAGAAAGTTGTTGATTAAACATATTAGTGTAGTTATTATAGTAAAAAATAGTGAATTTACTATAAAAAGAACGTTAGATAGTTTGGTCTCTTTTGAAGAAGTTCTTGTTTATGACAATGGTTCAACGGATAATACTATGCAAATAGCAAAAAAATTTTCAAATGTAAATTTAATTCAAGGCGAGTTTAAAGGTTTTGGTTGGACAAAAAATAAAGCGGCCTCTTATTCAAAAAATGATTGGGTTATGATTATTGATAGTGATGAAGTTGTAAATAATAATTTACTAGAATATTTAAAAGCGAAGAAGTTAGACAATAATACAGTTTATAGGCTCAATTCAAATGGATTTTATAAAGATATAAGAGTTAAATATTGTGGTTGGACTTTAACAGTTAAAAGGCTATATAATAAAAATATAACATCTTTTAATGATAAAGATGAAGTTCATGAACATATTTTATCTGATGGTTTAAAAGAAGAAGTTTTAGAAGGTAGTATTAATCACTATAGCTATCATTCAATTTCAGAATTTATTATAAAAGCAGATAGATATTCTTCTCTTTTTGCAAAAAATAATGCAGGAAAAAAATCTTCAAGTCCAATAAAAGCTTTTTTTAATGCACTTTATTCATTTTTTAGGACTTATATTTTAAAACAAGGTTTTAGGGATGGCTATGTGGGACTAATTATTGCATTCTCTCATATGGTTACAAACTTTTATAAGTATATAAAACTTTATGAGCTAAATCTTGAATTAAAGAAGAGTAAAAGATGAATCTACTTATAACAAGACATGATAAAATAGGGGATTTTGTAGTAACTTTACCACTTTTTAAAGCTATAAAGGAACAATATCCAAATACAAAACTAACGGCTCTTGTTTCAAAGATAAATTTTGAGTTTGCAAAAAGTTTAGATTTTATAGATGATGTAATTTTATATAATAAAAATGATTTAGAAAAAACTTTGCAAGATATAAAAAGTAGAAATTTTGATATAAGTCTTAGTGCATATATTGATACTAATTTAGGAAAACTTTTATTTAAAAGTAGAATTAAAAAGAGAGTTGCTCCTGCTACAAAATTGGCTCAATTCTTTTTTAATAAGCGAATAAAACAGCGAAGAAGTAAGGTTGAAAAAACAGAGTGGCAATATAATCTTGATTTGGCAAAGGCAATTTTTCCTAATATAAAACTTGATTTTACAAGACCACTTTTGAAATTTGATGTAAAAAAAGAGAAAAGAGTCATTTTTCATGCAGGATTTGGTGGAAGTAGTGATGGAAATTTAACTTTGAATGACTATATAAATTTAGCTAGAAGTATAAAAAATAGTGATTATGAAGTAGTTTTTAGTTTTGGACCAGATGATGAAAAATCAAAAGAGTATATAAAAGAAAATCTTGATTTCAAAGTTATAATTTACGATTCAAAGGGAACTTTAGTTGAATTTGCTAAATATATTGCAAGTAGTTCTTTATTTGTTAGTACTTCAACTGGACCTATGCATCTTGCAGGGGCAAGTAATACAAAAACTTTAACATTCTTTGGGAGCTCCTTATTTGCAAGTAGTAAAAGATGGGCAACAATAAGTGATGAGAGTTTACAAAATAATTTTATGCTAGATAAAAATTATACAAGAGATGACTATTTAAAGATAGAGAGTAGATTAAAAGAGATAATTTGTGAATAAAGAGCCTTTTTTTTGGGATAACTACTCAGACCAACCACAAGTTATAAAAGATAAA
The Aliarcobacter faecis genome window above contains:
- a CDS encoding acyltransferase, with the protein product MLNFSHFIQIKHYFKVKQNNNINITSKLKSSKINIKGKNNYIKIENSNIKKSKIGIYGENNILEIHHNCFIRNLDLMLIGNNLKVIIKNNCEIGGAIIVCAGENSSILIEENCLLASNIEIRNNDGHTILDNSNKILNNSKNIYISNNVWICQNVKILKGVSIGPNSIIALNTLITQGNYPSNVILAGSPAKIIKEKIYWKKDLPK
- a CDS encoding lipopolysaccharide kinase InaA family protein, with translation MLNFKFIINEEFKNFKEFLLNIKSYFQENKNIIHKARNEIKVINYQNIDVVVKSFKVPNLLNRVVYTFFRETKAKKSYDYSLKIGDFTPKPIGYIEFYESSLLKDSYFISEKFDYDFTIREPLLIKDFLQKEQIFKSFAKFTYSLHEAGIYHLDYSPGNILIKKVEDEFVFKIVDINRMRFLNLDTNLRMKNFSKLWAKDEDLEFIIKEYARIAQIDEILVIDKAISYSHSLKARKNFKKRLKGQKVVD
- a CDS encoding glycosyltransferase family 2 protein, yielding MIKHISVVIIVKNSEFTIKRTLDSLVSFEEVLVYDNGSTDNTMQIAKKFSNVNLIQGEFKGFGWTKNKAASYSKNDWVMIIDSDEVVNNNLLEYLKAKKLDNNTVYRLNSNGFYKDIRVKYCGWTLTVKRLYNKNITSFNDKDEVHEHILSDGLKEEVLEGSINHYSYHSISEFIIKADRYSSLFAKNNAGKKSSSPIKAFFNALYSFFRTYILKQGFRDGYVGLIIAFSHMVTNFYKYIKLYELNLELKKSKR
- a CDS encoding glycosyltransferase family 4 protein gives rise to the protein MKNILEVCLSPDLGGLELYMKNITKYFQTKAIINKKSKLKEVFDNEKMNYFEISKYSFFKLAKIIDKENIDIVHIHWTKDILTVVLAKLFSKRKPKIIQTRHMHMTRFKNDFYHKFLYKNIDMIVAVTNLVKKQLEKFIPKEIRPKVQTCYIGAETPEILLSDEKEILKTSLNITNEFVVCIVGRVEEAKGQHIVLETVDKLRKSNINIKTLVIGHYMDKNYFDNLKANYPNDIFTDFVSNPTDFMQISDCVVLATQKETFGLVLIEAMKCGICVLGSNSGGPLEIINDKKTGLLFKSMDSDNLYEKIKMIIENQDFREKLSKNGKIKVDKYFDSTKQFEELRNIFLSILKEKSC
- a CDS encoding glycosyltransferase family 9 protein translates to MNLLITRHDKIGDFVVTLPLFKAIKEQYPNTKLTALVSKINFEFAKSLDFIDDVILYNKNDLEKTLQDIKSRNFDISLSAYIDTNLGKLLFKSRIKKRVAPATKLAQFFFNKRIKQRRSKVEKTEWQYNLDLAKAIFPNIKLDFTRPLLKFDVKKEKRVIFHAGFGGSSDGNLTLNDYINLARSIKNSDYEVVFSFGPDDEKSKEYIKENLDFKVIIYDSKGTLVEFAKYIASSSLFVSTSTGPMHLAGASNTKTLTFFGSSLFASSKRWATISDESLQNNFMLDKNYTRDDYLKIESRLKEIICE